The sequence CCTACAAATACGGTCGTTACCACGAAGATGGTCTAGGTGATTACAACTACCAGTTCATGCAAAAAGAAGGAGACAAAGTTCCTGCGGACCAATTCTTTGCCAATTTCAACTGGAACAAGGAAAAGAATGACCACTCCGTAGAGATGGCCAAATGGCTAGAACGTAGCCAATATGATGTCTTTGCAGGCTTGGAATTGCAACAAGGTGGTTCTTATAAGACCAAAGTCAAATGGGATGCTCTCTTGGATGAAAAGGGTAAGTTGCGTTTGTCACTTGGACTTTTTGCACCAGATACGATTACCAGTCTAGGAAAAACAGGCGAAGACTACCACAAGAACGAAGACATCTTCTTTACAGGTTACCAAGGAGATCCAACGGCTCAAAAACCAGCTGACAAAGAGTGGTATGGAATTGCCAATTTAGTTGCTGACCGTACACCAGCAGTAGGACGTACCTTCACCACCTCTTTTAATACAGGTCATGGTAGAAAATGGTTTGTTGACGGTAAAGTTTCTAAGGATTCTGAGTGGAACTACCGTTCTGTTTCAGGTGTTTTACCAACATGGCGCTGGTGGCAGACTTCGACAGGTGAAAAACTTCGTGCAGAATATGACTTTACAGATGCCTACAATGGCGGAAATTCTCTTAAATTCTCAGGTGATGTAGCTGGTAAGACGGACCAGGATGTGAATTTGTATTCTACCAAACTAGAAGTAACAGAGAAAACCAAACTTCGTGTTGCCCACAAGGGAGGAAAAGGCTCTAAAGTTTATATGGCCTTCTCTACGACTCCAGACTACAAATTTGAGGATGCAGCTGCATGGAAAGAACTGACTCTCTCTGATGACTGGAAGAATGAAGAATTTGACCTTAGCTCACTAGCAGGTAAAACCATCTATGCAGTCAAACTTTTCTTCGAGCATGAAGGGGCTGTAAAAGATTATCAGTTCAACCTAGGACAATTAACAATTTCGGACAATCACCAAGCACCACAAGCCCCAACAGGACTCTCTGTTGTGAAACAATCTCTCAAGAATGCCCAAGAAGCTGAAGCAGTGGTCCAATTTGCTGGTAACCAAGATGCAGATTTCTATGAAGTCTACGAAAAAGATGGAGATAACTGGCGTTTGTTGACAGGATCATCTGCTTCAACCATCTACTTGCCAAAAGTTAGCCGCTCTGCTAATGCGACTGGTAGGACTCAGGAATTAAAAGTCGTTGCAGTTGGTAAAAATGGCCTCCGTTCCGAAGCGGCGATGGCATCCTTTAACTGGGGGATGACAGTTCAGGATACGACTCTCCCAAGACCTTTGGCTGAAAATATTGTTCCAGGTGCAAAGGTTATCGGTAGTACTTTCCCAAATACTGAAGGTGGAGAAGGCATTGAAGGTATGTTGAACGGTACCATTACTAGCCTGTCAGACAAGTGGTCTTCAGCTCAGTTGAGCGGTAGTGTGGATATTCGCTTGACCAAGCCACGTACCGTTGTTAGATGGGTCATGGATCATGCGGGAGCTGGTGGTGAGTCTGTCAACGACGGTTTGATGAACACCAAAGACTTTGACCTTTATTATAAAGATGCAGATGGTGAATGGAAACTAGCTAAGGAAGTCCGTGGCAACAAAGCGCACGTTACGGATATCACTCTTGACAAACCAATCACTGCTCAAGACTGGCGCCTAAAAGTTATCACTTCAGATAACGGGACACCTTGGAAGGCCATTCGTATCTACAACTGGAAGATGTATGAAACCTTGGACACAGAAAGTCAAAATATTCCAATGGCTAAGGTAGCTGCCCGTTCACTTGGAAACCATCAAGTTCAACTAGGCTTCTCTGATGTTCCAGCGGGTGCAACCATCACCGTTTACGACAAGGCAGATTCACAAACACCGATTGCAACCTTGAAGTCTGAAACTGGAGGCGACTTGGCAACAGCACCATTGGGCTTTGACAAGCAACCAACTCTCCTCTACTATCGTACCCAACTACCTGGCAAAGAAATCAGTAACACCTTGGCAGTAGCGATTCCACAGGATGAGAGGAAAATTGCTGCAGTTAGTCTTGAAAAAGGGCCTAAGAAGACAGTTTATAAAGAGGGAGAAAAACTGGACCTTAGAGGCGGCACTCTCCGTGTTCAATACGAAGGGGGACAAGCCGACGAGCTGATCAACCTTACTCATTCAGGTGTGATAGTATCTGGCTACAACGCTCATCAAAAAGGGGAACAAAAGCTCACAGTCAGCTACCTTGGACTTCCAGTTACTGGTAATTTAAACGTACAAGTGACTGGTCAAGATGAAGGAAAACAAAAAGAAGTAGCAGGTTTGTACATTACTAAGAAACCGAAAACAGACTATCTAGTAGGGGATCAACTGGACCTTGCAGAAGGTCGCTTCGGCGTTCTCTATGATGATGAGACAGAAGAAAGCCATGCCTTCACAGATCAAGGTGTTGAAATTACGGGCTACGATGCTCAAAAGACTGGTCGTCAGACCTTGACTCTTCATTACAAGGGACACACAGCTGAGTTCGATGTCTTGGTTTCTCCAAAAGCAGCTGTCAACGACGAGTACCTCAAACAAGAAATTACTGCTGCCCAAGGCCGTCAGTCAACCCTTGCCTACACCTTCTCAAGCGAGGACAAACAAGCAGCACTAGTAGAGAAGCTCAATGTAGCGAAAGCTGTAGCAGAAAACCATAATACTAGCCAAGAAGAAGTCAATCGGGCTTTGAATGAGTTGAAACAAGCAGGGACAGCCTTGGATGGAAATCAACGTTATCAGACTGCTAGAGAAGAGTTGGAAGGCTTGCTCGAATCCGTCCGTGAAAAAGATCCTAAAGCTGAATTGATTGACCAAGCAGAAACTTTGTTGGCTTCAGAGATGCCAACTCCACAGGCTTTTGCGGACATGAAAGAAAAGCTGAATAAGAAACTAGCTCCTGCAGAAGAAAGCCATCATGTTGGTAGCATGGATCCAAATGAAGTGGCCCCGACGGTTAAGGCCCTCCCTGAACTAGTTATTGAAACTGAAACAATAGCCTATGAACGTCAGGAGCGACCAAACTCCGAATTTCTCAAAGGACAACGCCGTGTTGTGCAAGCTGGAGTTGAAGGTCAAGTTCGTCGTCTAGTAGAAGTAGATGTCCAAGGCAAACGCACCCTTCGTTCAACAGAAGTTCTCAAGGAAGCTCTTCCAGAAATTACAGAAGTAGGTACAAAAGTTCTATCCAGCAACCAACCGGCTGAGGGAGTAAAAGACCTAGTTTTAGAAATTCCGAAACTGGAAGTTGAAGAGGATACAGTTGCCTTCGAACATCAGGAACGACCAAATGCAGCCCTTCTCAAAGGCAAACACCAGCTAGTTCAAGCAGGCGTTGAAGGTCAAGTTCGCCACTTTGTAGAAGTAGATAGCCAAGGCAAACGCACTCTTCGTTCGACTGAGGTAGTCAAGGAATCAATCCCAGAAATTGTTGAAGTTGGAACGAAAGAAGAGCAAGTCTCACAAACAAGGGATCAAGCGCTCTCAGCAACACCAGCAAAAGTTGAAGAAACAAATAGAGAGCTCCCAAATACGGGAGCGACAAGAGATGCTAGTCTAGTAGCGCTAGGACTCCTCGGACTAATGAGTGGCTACGGCTTGCTTGCTGGAAAGAAGAGAGAAGACTAATCAGATTTACGAATCTTGGATTTTCTCATAAAAATAAAAAAACAAGGTTTAACTGTAGATTAGTCAGGCCTTGTTTTTAGTTTTGAAATTGAAGAGTAAATTTGAAGCTAGATTTTTGTTATTCAATTCCTTGGATAAATTTTTGGAAACGATAAGTGTCGAAATAGATATTGGATGCAACTAATTTATCAAATTCATCGAATTTCAGAAATTCTGCGACATCCAGTTCGAGTTCTTTTCCTTGAGGAGAATGTAGATGGTAGCGGTTTAAAGCTGAGACTGTTCGACCATCAACAAGTAATTGCTTCACTTCAAGATGCTGGCTTAAAGCATAGAATTGGCCTGCACCTTGCAAATAAACATCACGTCCTTGTCGAATTTCTATACTATCGCACATGCCATAGTCAAAGTTTTCAGCTACGAAATCTTCCCAGCCTCCCTCATTTACTGCCGTAAAATAGCTTTCTGCAAGTGTTTTTGTATCCATTTGGAACCTCCTGTAAAATAATTGGGCTATGATGAATATCACGAAATATTTTGCCCACTTAAGAGTATACAAAAGGAAATATGACTACAGGTTGTCATATTGCTGAAGATTTTTTTTGAGAGTACTGACCAGTAGATTTTGTAAGTGACTTGGAGATACGACCTTTACTTGATAACCAAAGCTTAATAGTAAATCAAAAAACGAGGGAGTTAAAGCTCTAAATGCCTGAACTTTTATTATTTCGTCCTCGACTCTGATTTCTTCTTCCGTGAAGTGATCGTAGATTTTTGGAAGTGCAAATCTTGTAAAAACTAGTTCAATTTCTTCTCTTTGCCCCTCCACTTTATGTTTTGGGGGATTTAAAAAAAGCTCTAACTTTTCTTGAGATAAACGTGGATAATCGAATGGTTTATCTTTTATCTCCACTAGTTCTAGTTCACGAATTCGAGTTAATTTAAAAATACGAAAATCTAATTTTTCTAAGCAGTAACCGATAACATACCAAGCATTCAGTTTATAGATCAATCTGTATGGAATAACTGTTCGCTGACTTTTCTCTTGTTTTTTCGAATAGTAAGAAAAAGAAATCATCTGTTCAGTTTGTATCGCTTCCTCAATTTCTAGTAAATAATTTGTATTAAGAGTCCAGGAACTGAGATCAAAGTAAAAAGGACTGTTTACTCTTGTAATTTCTTGAGAAGACAGCTTGTGTTCGATACTGTCAAGACTTGAATGACCAACGATTTTACTAACATTCTGGCTCATATTAATAATAAACTGTCTCTCTTCCTCAGTGAAAAAGTTTCTGTCTATCTTATAGTCGCTTGGTATATAGAAACCTCCCTTATCTCCACGTTCCGAATAGATTGGAATCCCCGCTAAACTAAGCGTATCCATGTCTCTGTATACTGTTCGACTAGATATTTCAAACCTCTCTGCAATCTCTTTAGCTGTTATTCTCTTCTTATTTAAAAGAGACAGTAAAATATAGATTAGTCTTTCTAATTTCATTGTAGTAAATCCTCTTTTTTAATTTCAAATAGCACAAACTAAAAGAAACTATTTCAGTTATATTGTACAATAAGAAACCTAGCAATTCAAAAAGAAGGACCGTATAGTTTAGAATATTAAGGATTAAAATGTTGGAAAAAGAATGGTATAGAAGTAATTAGGCAGAGCAATCAAGAAATTTGCCTAAATTTTTCCAACCGAATTATGTGAAGATTGCTATTTTCCGAACTGCAATCCTAGGTTTTTAGGTTAATAAATAGAAGAAAGAACAAGAAAAGTTTAGGGTTTTTCTATCTCTTTTGCTGATTTTGTGATATAATTAACACGTATAAAAAAAGAAGGAGTCATATCTAATGGCAAAATTGACTGTTAAAGACGTTGACTTGAAAGGGAAAAAAGTTCTCGTTCGTGTTGACTTCAACGTACCTGTTAAAGATGGCGTGATTACCAATGACAACCGTATCACTGCAGCTCTTCCAACTATCAAGTACATCCTTGAACAAGGTGGACGTGCAATCCTCTTCTCTCACCTTGGACGTGTAAAAGAAGAAGCAGACAAAGAAGGTAAATCACTTGCTCCTGTAGCTGCTGACTTGGCTGCTAAATTGGGACAAGAAGTTAAATTTATCCCAGGTGTTACACGTGGTGCTGAATTGGAAGCCGCTGTTAACGCTCTTGAAGATGGACAAGTTCTCTTGGTTGAAAACACTCGTTTCGAAGATGTTGACGGCAAGAAAGAATCTAAAAACGATCCTGAACTTGGTAAATACTGGGCATCACTTGGAGATGGTATCTTCGTAAACGATGCATTCGGTACAGCTCACCGTGCACACGCATCTAACGTTGGTATCTCGGCAAACGTTGAAAAAGCAGTTGCTGGTTTCCTTCTTGAAAACGAAATTGCCTATATCCAAGAAGCTGTTGAAGCTCCAGAACGTCCATTCGTGGCTATCCTTGGTGGTTCAAAAGTTTCAGACAAGATCGGTGTTATCGAAAACTTGCTTGAAAAAGCTGATAAAGTTCTTATCGGTGGTGGGATGACTTACACATTCTACAAAGCACAAGGTATCGAAATCGGTAACTCACTTGTAGAAGAAGACAAATTGGATATCGCTAAAGCTCTTCTTGAAAAAGCAAACGGCAAATTGATCTTGCCAGTTGACTCAAAAGAAGCGAACGCATTTGCTGACTACACTGAAGTGAAAGACACTGAAGGTGAAGCAGTAGACCCAGGTTTCCTTGGTTTGGATATCGGTCCTAAATCTATCGCTAAGTTTGATGAAGCTTTGACTGGTGCGAAAACAGTTGTATGGAATGGACCTATGGGTGTATTTGAAAACCCTGACTTCCAAGCTGGTACAATCGGTGTCATGGATGCTATCGTGAAACAACCAGGTGTTAAATCAATCATCGGTGGTGGTGACTCAGCTGCTGCAGCCATCAACCTTGGACGTGCAGACAAGTTCTCATGGATCTCTACAGGTGGTGGAGCATCAATGGAACTCCTTGAAGGTAAAGTTCTTCCAGGATTGGCAGCTTTGACTGAAAAATAAATAGTTTAACTAAAAGAAGATGGTGTGACCATCTTCTTTTTAATTTAATTTATAAATAGGTGAAATTTTTCTATAAATAAAAAGAAAAAAGAGTAAATATTTGCATCCTGCCTTGTAAAGTGCTAGTATAAGAAGTAACGACTAAATTTAGATAAGGAAATGACTTATAATGAAAAATAAAAAAGAAGTCTATGGATTTCGTAAAAGCAAAGTTGCGAAAACTTTGTGTGGTGCTGTTTTAGGAACTGCTTTGATTGCTTTTGTAGACAAAGCAGTATTTGCTGATGAAGTTACAGAGACAACTAGTACAAGTACAGTTGAGGTAGCTACTACAGGGAACCCAGCCACAAATCTACCTGAAGCTCAGGGTGAAATGAGCCAAGTTGCCAAAGAGAGCCAAGCTAAGGCTGGTTCTAAAGACTCAGCTTTGCCAGTAGAAGTATCATCAGCTGATTTGGATAAAGCAGTTGCTGATGCAAAATCTGCAGGAGTTAAGGTAGTTCAAGATGAAACAAAAGACAAAGGAACAGCCACAACTGCTACAGAGAATGCTCAAAAACAAGATGAGATTAAAAGCGACTATGCTAAACAGGCTGAAGAAGTAAAGACAACAACTGAAGCATATAAAAAAGAAGTCGCAGCTCATCAGGCTGAAACAGATAAAATCAATGCTGAAAACAAAGCAGCGGATGACAAGTACCAAAAAGATCTAAAAAGTCATCAAGAAGAAGTTGAAAAAATCAACACTGCTAATGCAACAGCTAAAGCAGAATATGAGGCTAAGCTAGCACAATATCAAAAAGATTTAGCAACTGTCAAAAAAGCAAATGAAGATAGTCAACAGGATTATCAAAATAAACTTTCAGCTTACCAGACAGAATTAGCTCGAGTACAAAAAGCTAATGCTGAAGCTAAAGAGGCTTATGATAAAGCAGTAAAAGAAAATACAGCTAAAAACGAAGCGCTTAAAGCTGAAAATGAAGCGATTAAACAGCGTAATGAAACTGCAAAAGCGAATTATGAAGCAGCGATGAAGCAGTATGAAGCAGACCTTGCAGCTATTAAGAAAGCTAAAGAGGATAATGATGCTGACTACCAAGCAAAATTAGCAGCTTACCAAGCGGAGTTGGCACGTGTTCAAAAGGCAAATGCTGAAGCTAAAGAGGCATATGATAAAGCAGTAAAAGAAAATACTGCAAAAAATACAGCCATTCAAGCTGAAAATGAAGCTATTAAGCGGCGTAACGCCACTGCAAAATCGAATTATGAAGCTGCGATGAAGAAATATGAAGCAGATTTGGCGGCAGTTAAGCAAGCAAATGCTACCAACGAAGCAGACTACCAAGCTAAGCTAGCCGAATACCAGACGGAATTAGCTCGCGTTCAAAAAGCAAATGCTGATGCTAAAGCAGCTTATGAGAAGGCTGTTGAAGAAAACACAGCTAAAAATGCAGCGCTCCAAGCTGAAAACGAAGAAATCAAGCAACGGAATGCCGCGGCTAAAACTGACTATGAAGCAAAATTAGCTAAATATGAAGCTGATCTTGCCAAATATAAGAAAGAGTTGGCTGAGTATCCGGCTAAGTTGCAGGCTTATGAAGATGAGCAGGCCCAAATTAAGGCAGCGCTTGTAGAACTTGAAAAGAATAAAGATCAAGATGGTTACTTATCTAAGCCATCTGCTCAGAGCTTGGTTTATGATTTAGAACCGAATGCCCAACTTGACCTCAAAACAGAAGGAAAACTTCTCACTGCAGCAGCAGTTGATGAAGCCTTTAAGAAAGACACAGACCAATATGGTAAGAAAAATCTTCAGTTAGACAATCTCAATGTCAAGAACTTGGAGAACGGTGCAACTACTTCTTCAGTGGAATTGTATGGTAATATTGGAGACAAATCAGACTGGACGACCAATGTAGGGAATAAAACAGAGGTTAAATGGGGATCGGTTCTTTTAGAACGTGGACAAAGTGCTACAGCAACTTATACCAACCTTCAAAATTCATACTACAACGGTAAAAAGATTTCGAAGATTGTTTACAAATATACTGTAGATCCTTCTTCTCAATTTAAAAATCCTAGTGGAAAAGTTTGGTTGGGAATCTTTAGTGACCCAACTTTGGGAGTCTTTGCTTCTGCTTACACTGGTGATGTTGAAAAAGGGACTTCAATTTTCATTAAAAATGAATTTACCTTCTATGATGAAAATGACCAACCAATTAATTTCGACAATGCCCTTCTTTCAGTTGCATCTCTAAATAGAGAAAATAATTCTATTGAGATGGCCAAGGATTACACTGGTAACTTTATTAAAATTTCCGGTTCATCTGTTGGAGAAAAAGACGGAAAGATTTATGCCACAGAAACTCTTAACTTTAAACAAGGACAGGGTGGAGCTCGCTGGACAATGTATAAAAATAGCCAGCCTAATTCAGGATGGGATTCATCAGATGCTCCAAACTCTTGGTATGGTGCAGGAGCAATTAGCATGTCTGGTTCAACTAACCGTGTTACTGTCGGTGCCATTTCAGCTACTTTAGTAGTTCCTTCTGATCCAGTTATGGCGGTTGATACAGGTAAAAGACCAAATATCTGGTACTCACTCAATGGTAAGATTCGTGCGGTTAACGTTCCGAAAATTACAAAAGAAAAACCAACTCCGCCAGTAGAACCAACTGCACCACAAGCTCCAACTTATGAAGTGGAAAAACCACTGGAACCAGCTCCAGTAGTACCAAACTACGAAAATGAGCCAACTCCACCGGTAAAAACTCCAGATCAACCGGAGCCATCAAAACCAGAAGAGCCAAATTATGAGACAGAGAAACCATTGGAACCAGCTCCAGTAGCACCAAACTACGAAAATGAGCCAACTCCACCGGTAAAAACTCCAGATCAACCGGAGCCATCAAAACCAGAAGAGCCAACATATGAGACAGAGAAACCATTGGAACCAGCTCCAGTAGCACCAAGCTACGAAAATGAGCCAACTCCACCGGTAAAAACTCCAGATCAACCAGAGCCATCAAAACCAGAAGAGCCAAATTATGATCCATTGCCAACTCCGCCGGTAGCACCAACTCCTAAGCAGTTGCCAACACCACCAGCGGTGCCAACAGTTCACTTCCATTACAATCGTCTATTTGCACAACCTCAGATTAATAAAGAAATTAAAAATGAGGATGGAGTAGATATCGATCGTACTCTAGTTGCTAAGCAGTCTGTAGTGAAGTTTGAGTTGAAAACAGAAGCGTTGACAGCTGGTCGTCCAAAAACAACTTCATTTGTATTGGTAGATCCACTTCCAACTGGCTATCAGTTTGATTTGGAAGCAACCAAGGCTGCAAGCAAAGGTTTTGAAACAAGCTATGATAAAGCTAGTCACACTGTAACCTTTAAGGCTACTGAGGAGACCTTGGCTGCTTTCAATGCGGATTTGACAAAATCCTTTGAGACTCTATATCCAACTGTTGTTGGTCGTGTCTTGAATGATGGGGCAACTTATACAAATAACTTTACATTGACAGTCAACGACGCCTACGGTGTTAAGTCAAACATTGTTCGTGTAACGACTCCAGGTAAACCAAATGATCCTGACAATCCAAATAACAACTACATCAAGCCTTTGAAAGTTAACAAGAACAAGCAAGGTGTAAATATTGATGGTAAAGAGGTTCTAGCTGGTTCAACGAACTACTATGAACTTACATGGGATTTGGACCAATACAAGGGAGATAAATCTTCTAAAGAAGCGATTCAAAATGGTTTCTACTATGTGGATGATTATCCAGAAGAAGCCTTAACCCTTCAACCAGAATTGGTTAAGATCCGTGATCTAGAGGGCAACCTTGTATCAGGTATCAGTGTTCAACAATTTGATAGTTTAGAAGCTGCGCCTAAGAAGGTTCAAGATCTGTTGAAGAAAGCCAACATCACTGTTAAAGGTGCTTTCCAACTCTTCTCAGCTGATAATCCAGCCGAATTCTACAAGAACTATGTAGCAGCAGGAAAATCATTGCTCATCACAGATCCGATGACAGTTAAACCTGAATTTGGTCAAACGGGTGGTAAGTATGAAAACAAAGCTTACCAAATTGATTTTGGAAATGGTTATGCTACAGAAGTAGTTGTCAACAATGTACCGAAAATCACACCTAAAAAAGATGTGACAATCAGTATGGATCCAAGCAGTGACAATATTGATGGCCAAACCATTCCGTTGAACCAGTACTTCAATTATCGTTTAATCGGTGGTTTGATTCCACAAAATCATTCTGAGGACTTGAATGACTATAGTTTTGTAGATGATTATGACCAAAAAGGTGATCAATACACTGGAAACTATAAAGTTCTTGCCAAGGTTGATATCCGATTGAAAGACGGTCGTGTTATTAAGGCAGGAACAGACTTAACGGCTGAAACACAGGTTGAACATGATCAAGATAAGGGAATGCTTACAATTCGCTTCAAGGAAGAATTCCTTCAAGAGATTCAGTTGGATTCTCCATTCCAGGCTGAGACTTATATTCAAATGAAACGAATTGCTGTTGGAACCTTTGAAAATACCTATGTAAATACTGTGAACAAAGTTGCTTACGCCTCAAATACAGTTCGTACGACAACGCCAGAACCTAAGAAACCAGAGGAGCCAACGACTCCTACTCCAAATCCAAAAGGTAACCCTACTCTACCTCAAACAGGTACAAATGATTCAAGCTACATGCCATATCTTGGTCTAGCAGCTTTAGTAGTGGTTTTAGGACTTGGTCAGTTGAAACGTAAAGAAGACGAAAGCAAGTAAGCTCTAAAAGTTAAATAGAAAAGAGGAACTTTGTTTCCTCTTTTTCTTGTAGCTTGAATTAAAAACGCTTCCTATTGATTTTGGCTCATAAAATCAACTAATTTATGTTAAAATGGTAGTAGAAAGTTGAGATTATGAGTTATTTTAAAAAATATAAATTTGATAAGTCACAGTTCAAGCTTGGTATGCGAACCTTCAAAACGGGGATTGCCGTATTTATAGTTCTCTTGATTTTTGGTTTTTTTGGCTGGAAGGGGCTTCAAATTGGAGCGTTGACAGCGGTCTTCAGTTTACGAGAGAGCTTTGATAAGAGTGTCCATTTTGGAACTTCGCGTATCTTAGGAAATAGTATTGGCGGTTTTTACGCCCTTGTCTTTTTCCTCTTAAACACTTTATTTCATGGAGCCTTTTGGGTAACCTTACTAGTTGTTCCGATTTGCACCATGTTAACCATTATGACAAACGTTGCCATGAACAACAAGGCAGGAGTTATCGGTGGTGTAGCGGCTATGTTGATTATTACCCTATCAATACCAAGCGGAGAAACATTTTTGTACGTGTTTGCACGTGTATTTGAAACATTTATGGGAGTTTTTGTCGCAATCCTTGTAAATTATGATATTGAGCAACTGAAACTCTTTTGGGAGAAAAAAAGAAAATAATGTTACATTTTATGACATTATTCGTTGACGTATGTCTTTTTTTAGACTATAATAGACAGGAAGAAGGAAATTGTAAATGAAGGAAAGAGAATTTCGCCGAAATATGGCTGTTTTTCCTATCGGCAGTGTTATGAAGTTGACCGATCTCTCGGCTCGTCAGATTCGTTATTATGAAGATCAAGAGTTGATCAAACCTGATCGAAACGAAGGGAACCGTCGCATGTATTCGTTGAATGACATGGATCGTCTGCTTGAAATCAAAGATTATATCTCTGAAGGTCATAATATTGCTGCGATTAAGAAAAAATATGCTGAACGCGAGGCGAAGTCCAAGAAAGCCGTGAGTCAGACGGAAGTGCGTCGTGCACTCCACAATGAACTCCTCCAGCAGGGGCGCTTTGCTTCAGTACGGTCACCCTTTGGTCGCGGTTAGGCAATCGCAAGTAGTCATATATATTAAGGAGAAAACCCATGCCAATCACAGCTGCAGATATTCGTCGTGAAGTCAAGGAAAAAAATGTTACCTTTATCCGTCTCATGTTTTCAGATATTCTGGGAACCATGAAAAACGTCGAAATTCCTGCTACAGATGAACAGTTAGATAAGGTCTTGTCAAACAAAGCCATGTTTGATGGCTCTTCTATTGAAGGTTTTGTACGTATCAATGAGTCAGATATGTACTTGTACCCAGACTTGGATACATGGACAGTCTTCCCTTGGGGAGATGAAAATGGGAGTGTTGCAGGTTTGATCTGTGATGTCTATACAACAGAAGGCGAACCCTTTGCAGGTGACCCACGTGGTAATCTGAAGCGTGCACTTCGTCATATGGAAGAAGTAGGATTCAAATCCTTCAACCTTGGTCCAGAACCAGAATTCTTCCTCTTTAAGCTGGATGAAAATGGCGATCCAACTCTTGAGGTAAATGACAAGGGTGGCTACTTTGATTTGGCGCCTACTGACCTTGCTGACAATACACGTCGTGAAATTGTTAATGTCTTGACCAAAATGGGATTTGAAGTAGAAGCGAGTCACCACGAGGTTGCGGTTGGACAACATGAAATTGACTTCAAGTATGATGAAGTCCTCCGTGCCTGTGACAAGATTCAAATCTTTAAACTCGTTGTTAAAACCATTGCTCGCAAACACGGTCTTTACGCA comes from Streptococcus oralis and encodes:
- a CDS encoding helix-turn-helix transcriptional regulator codes for the protein MKLERLIYILLSLLNKKRITAKEIAERFEISSRTVYRDMDTLSLAGIPIYSERGDKGGFYIPSDYKIDRNFFTEEERQFIINMSQNVSKIVGHSSLDSIEHKLSSQEITRVNSPFYFDLSSWTLNTNYLLEIEEAIQTEQMISFSYYSKKQEKSQRTVIPYRLIYKLNAWYVIGYCLEKLDFRIFKLTRIRELELVEIKDKPFDYPRLSQEKLELFLNPPKHKVEGQREEIELVFTRFALPKIYDHFTEEEIRVEDEIIKVQAFRALTPSFFDLLLSFGYQVKVVSPSHLQNLLVSTLKKNLQQYDNL
- a CDS encoding nuclear transport factor 2 family protein, translated to MDTKTLAESYFTAVNEGGWEDFVAENFDYGMCDSIEIRQGRDVYLQGAGQFYALSQHLEVKQLLVDGRTVSALNRYHLHSPQGKELELDVAEFLKFDEFDKLVASNIYFDTYRFQKFIQGIE
- a CDS encoding phosphoglycerate kinase; amino-acid sequence: MAKLTVKDVDLKGKKVLVRVDFNVPVKDGVITNDNRITAALPTIKYILEQGGRAILFSHLGRVKEEADKEGKSLAPVAADLAAKLGQEVKFIPGVTRGAELEAAVNALEDGQVLLVENTRFEDVDGKKESKNDPELGKYWASLGDGIFVNDAFGTAHRAHASNVGISANVEKAVAGFLLENEIAYIQEAVEAPERPFVAILGGSKVSDKIGVIENLLEKADKVLIGGGMTYTFYKAQGIEIGNSLVEEDKLDIAKALLEKANGKLILPVDSKEANAFADYTEVKDTEGEAVDPGFLGLDIGPKSIAKFDEALTGAKTVVWNGPMGVFENPDFQAGTIGVMDAIVKQPGVKSIIGGGDSAAAAINLGRADKFSWISTGGGASMELLEGKVLPGLAALTEK
- a CDS encoding endo-beta-N-acetylglucosaminidase encodes the protein MKNLFFEKRCRYSIRKLSIGACSLMIGSALFASPALAEQVAVPETATNTSAQATSTSETANPDTAALEKQLEETENKVAEQPISENTPTITDLVNEKEEAKPAPTDKTEKPAQPTEKEEVKPEEAPQVAEKKADKPTLADVPKNEEKSLRPKEIKFDTWEDLLKWEPGAREDDPINRSSVELAKRHRGQLVNEKASRRAKVQALANTNSKAKDHASVGGEEFKAYAFDYWQYLDSMVFWEGLVPTPDVIDAGHRNGVPVYGTLFFNWSNSIADQEKFAAALKQDEDGSFPIARKLVDLAKYYGFDGYFINQETTGELVAPLGEKMRQFMLYTKEYAAKVNHPIKYAWYDAMTYKYGRYHEDGLGDYNYQFMQKEGDKVPADQFFANFNWNKEKNDHSVEMAKWLERSQYDVFAGLELQQGGSYKTKVKWDALLDEKGKLRLSLGLFAPDTITSLGKTGEDYHKNEDIFFTGYQGDPTAQKPADKEWYGIANLVADRTPAVGRTFTTSFNTGHGRKWFVDGKVSKDSEWNYRSVSGVLPTWRWWQTSTGEKLRAEYDFTDAYNGGNSLKFSGDVAGKTDQDVNLYSTKLEVTEKTKLRVAHKGGKGSKVYMAFSTTPDYKFEDAAAWKELTLSDDWKNEEFDLSSLAGKTIYAVKLFFEHEGAVKDYQFNLGQLTISDNHQAPQAPTGLSVVKQSLKNAQEAEAVVQFAGNQDADFYEVYEKDGDNWRLLTGSSASTIYLPKVSRSANATGRTQELKVVAVGKNGLRSEAAMASFNWGMTVQDTTLPRPLAENIVPGAKVIGSTFPNTEGGEGIEGMLNGTITSLSDKWSSAQLSGSVDIRLTKPRTVVRWVMDHAGAGGESVNDGLMNTKDFDLYYKDADGEWKLAKEVRGNKAHVTDITLDKPITAQDWRLKVITSDNGTPWKAIRIYNWKMYETLDTESQNIPMAKVAARSLGNHQVQLGFSDVPAGATITVYDKADSQTPIATLKSETGGDLATAPLGFDKQPTLLYYRTQLPGKEISNTLAVAIPQDERKIAAVSLEKGPKKTVYKEGEKLDLRGGTLRVQYEGGQADELINLTHSGVIVSGYNAHQKGEQKLTVSYLGLPVTGNLNVQVTGQDEGKQKEVAGLYITKKPKTDYLVGDQLDLAEGRFGVLYDDETEESHAFTDQGVEITGYDAQKTGRQTLTLHYKGHTAEFDVLVSPKAAVNDEYLKQEITAAQGRQSTLAYTFSSEDKQAALVEKLNVAKAVAENHNTSQEEVNRALNELKQAGTALDGNQRYQTAREELEGLLESVREKDPKAELIDQAETLLASEMPTPQAFADMKEKLNKKLAPAEESHHVGSMDPNEVAPTVKALPELVIETETIAYERQERPNSEFLKGQRRVVQAGVEGQVRRLVEVDVQGKRTLRSTEVLKEALPEITEVGTKVLSSNQPAEGVKDLVLEIPKLEVEEDTVAFEHQERPNAALLKGKHQLVQAGVEGQVRHFVEVDSQGKRTLRSTEVVKESIPEIVEVGTKEEQVSQTRDQALSATPAKVEETNRELPNTGATRDASLVALGLLGLMSGYGLLAGKKRED